Proteins encoded in a region of the Flavobacteriaceae bacterium HL-DH10 genome:
- a CDS encoding DUF547 domain-containing protein, whose protein sequence is MKYYSLIFIICCYSACSGTKLVAKKTSEISKTENDTMGYKNEPVKLIPYKTTQEITKTKLDETSTEKPVKFNQALTKRFIETHQLWDDLLRKHVTNSGLVNYLTFKEDRKSLTTYITLLSQKLPDDNWPKEDKLAYWINAYNAMTIDLILRNYPVNSIKDIKDPWKQRLWKLGHKWYNLEDIEHQILRKMNEPRIHFAIVCASYSCPKLLNKAYTASKLELQLTNATRDFLIDKNRNNITANNLELSKIFQWFSKDFKQDGSLIDFLNKYSTIKISNKAKMSFNDYNWSLNE, encoded by the coding sequence ATGAAATACTATAGTCTCATTTTTATAATTTGTTGTTATTCGGCTTGCTCGGGAACAAAACTAGTTGCTAAAAAAACATCTGAAATTTCCAAAACAGAAAATGATACTATGGGTTATAAAAACGAACCCGTAAAATTGATTCCTTATAAAACTACTCAAGAAATAACAAAAACAAAGCTTGATGAAACTTCAACTGAAAAACCAGTGAAATTTAATCAAGCTCTAACCAAACGTTTTATTGAAACACATCAATTATGGGACGATTTACTTCGAAAACACGTAACAAATAGCGGGCTTGTTAATTACCTAACCTTTAAAGAAGATAGAAAATCATTAACGACATACATCACTCTTTTGAGCCAAAAACTTCCTGATGACAATTGGCCTAAAGAAGATAAACTAGCCTATTGGATTAATGCATACAACGCCATGACCATCGATTTAATTTTACGAAACTACCCTGTAAATAGTATAAAAGATATTAAAGACCCATGGAAACAACGTTTATGGAAATTAGGCCACAAATGGTATAACCTTGAAGATATTGAACATCAAATTTTACGAAAAATGAATGAACCGCGAATTCATTTTGCTATTGTATGCGCATCATATTCTTGTCCTAAATTATTAAATAAAGCATATACCGCTTCTAAATTAGAATTGCAATTAACCAATGCTACTAGAGACTTTTTAATAGATAAAAATCGAAATAACATCACAGCTAACAATCTTGAACTTTCTAAGATCTTTCAATGGTTTTCAAAAGATTTCAAACAAGACGGCTCTTTAATTGACTTTTTAAATAAATATTCAACTATTAAAATTTCGAATAAAGCAAAAATGAGCTTTAATGATTATAATTGGAGCTTAAATGAGTAA
- a CDS encoding purine-nucleoside phosphorylase, which yields MIKYIEETVTYLKEKGFENPEIGIILGTGLGQLINHIDIIKEVSYNHIPNFPTATVEFHKGKLIYGTLEGKKVIVMQGRFHLYEGYTLQDVTYPVRVMEKLGIKTLLVSNAAGAINLNFKKGELMLIEDHINLQGSSPLAFKGVELLGERFTDMSTPYDAEINSTFKTIAKANNITLHEGVYASVVGPQLETRAEYRMLKIIGSDAVGMSTVPEIIVANHLKLKAAAVSVLTDECDPSNLKPVNITEIIEMAAKAEPNMITLFKELIKIL from the coding sequence ATGATTAAATACATAGAAGAAACCGTAACTTACCTAAAAGAAAAAGGATTTGAAAACCCTGAAATAGGAATCATTCTTGGCACTGGATTAGGGCAACTTATTAACCATATAGACATTATAAAAGAAGTTAGTTATAACCACATTCCAAACTTCCCAACAGCAACCGTAGAGTTTCACAAAGGCAAACTTATATACGGAACACTAGAAGGCAAAAAAGTCATTGTAATGCAGGGGCGTTTTCACCTTTATGAAGGCTATACACTACAAGATGTTACCTACCCAGTTCGTGTTATGGAAAAATTAGGCATCAAAACCTTATTAGTTTCCAACGCCGCAGGTGCCATAAACCTTAACTTTAAAAAAGGAGAACTGATGCTTATTGAGGATCATATAAATCTTCAAGGCAGTTCGCCTTTAGCATTTAAAGGTGTTGAATTATTAGGTGAACGCTTTACAGATATGAGCACACCTTATGATGCCGAAATCAATTCAACCTTTAAAACTATCGCCAAAGCTAACAACATCACTTTACACGAAGGTGTTTATGCTAGCGTTGTTGGTCCTCAATTAGAAACAAGAGCAGAATATCGCATGCTAAAAATTATAGGATCAGACGCCGTTGGCATGAGTACTGTACCAGAAATTATTGTTGCCAACCATTTAAAATTAAAAGCAGCAGCGGTGTCCGTTTTAACAGATGAATGCGACCCAAGCAATCTAAAACCTGTAAATATTACAGAAATCATTGAAATGGCGGCAAAAGCTGAACCTAATATGATTACACTATTTAAAGAATTAATAAAAATATTATAA
- a CDS encoding metallophosphoesterase family protein yields the protein MRTYVIGDIHGGLKALIQVLNKLEVKDDDTLIFMGDYVDGWSEAAQVVQFLIELSQKINCVFIKGNHDVWCENWLDSGDVNPTWYIHGGKETMESYTGFSAEEKKEHLEFFKNLKLYYLDDKNRLFLHAGFTSMHGVTKEVFEETLYFDRTLWEMALAIDKNINKDSVLFPKRLQHYHEIYIGHTPTTNFNSFEPMNAANIWNVDTGVAFSGKLTGMNIDTKIYLQSDIIRDLYPDEKGRNKD from the coding sequence ATGAGAACATATGTAATTGGTGATATTCATGGCGGTTTAAAAGCTTTAATTCAGGTGTTAAATAAGCTGGAAGTTAAAGATGATGATACCCTTATTTTTATGGGCGATTATGTTGATGGATGGAGTGAAGCTGCACAAGTTGTTCAATTTCTTATAGAATTATCTCAAAAAATAAACTGTGTTTTTATCAAAGGGAACCATGATGTTTGGTGTGAAAACTGGTTAGATTCTGGAGATGTGAACCCAACGTGGTATATTCATGGAGGAAAAGAAACCATGGAGAGTTATACAGGCTTTTCTGCTGAAGAAAAAAAGGAGCATTTAGAGTTTTTTAAAAACTTAAAACTTTATTATTTAGATGATAAAAACCGATTGTTTCTACATGCAGGTTTTACGTCTATGCATGGCGTGACTAAAGAGGTTTTTGAAGAAACACTTTACTTTGATAGAACCCTTTGGGAAATGGCTTTAGCTATAGATAAAAACATAAATAAAGATTCTGTTTTGTTTCCAAAACGTTTACAGCATTATCATGAAATTTATATTGGTCATACGCCAACAACCAATTTCAATTCTTTTGAACCTATGAATGCAGCTAACATATGGAATGTAGATACGGGTGTTGCTTTTTCTGGAAAATTAACAGGAATGAATATCGATACAAAAATATATCTGCAAAGTGATATAATTAGAGATCTTTATCCTGATGAGAAAGGGCGGAATAAAGATTAA
- the arsM gene encoding arsenosugar biosynthesis arsenite methyltransferase ArsM: MSYLETTHDVYKEAALTPDVGLCCTTNPIWELPGLKIPKIMQEMNYGCGSTVHARDLTNNPKMLYVGVGGGMELLQFSYFNREKSGVIGIDVVDEMLEASRKNFIEAEAENDWFKSEYVDLKKGDAMHLPVEDNSIDVAAQNCLFNIFKADDLKKAIAEMFRVLKPHGKLVMSDPTCEQPMNDALKNDERLRALCLSGSLPIAEYVKALTDAGFGTIEIRARKPYRILDTKHYPTEELIYIESIEVAAIKDPMPADGPCIFTGKAAIYYGEDDYFDDKAGHVLLKNQPLAICDKTAGALASLGRDDIFISESTFHYDGGGCC; this comes from the coding sequence ATGAGCTACCTAGAAACTACACACGATGTTTATAAAGAAGCGGCACTTACACCAGATGTTGGCCTGTGCTGCACTACAAATCCTATTTGGGAATTACCAGGTTTAAAAATCCCCAAAATCATGCAAGAAATGAACTATGGTTGTGGTTCAACGGTTCATGCTCGCGACCTAACCAACAATCCTAAAATGCTTTATGTAGGTGTTGGAGGTGGTATGGAATTATTACAATTCTCATATTTTAATCGTGAAAAAAGTGGCGTTATTGGTATTGATGTGGTAGACGAAATGCTAGAAGCCTCTCGTAAAAATTTTATAGAAGCTGAAGCTGAAAACGATTGGTTTAAAAGTGAATATGTAGACCTTAAGAAAGGAGACGCTATGCATCTACCTGTTGAAGATAATAGCATTGATGTCGCTGCTCAAAACTGCTTATTCAATATTTTTAAAGCAGACGATTTAAAAAAAGCCATCGCAGAAATGTTTCGCGTTTTAAAACCGCACGGAAAACTAGTTATGAGCGACCCAACTTGCGAGCAACCTATGAATGATGCGTTAAAAAACGATGAACGCCTGCGTGCTTTATGCCTTAGTGGAAGTTTACCAATTGCAGAATACGTAAAAGCATTGACAGATGCTGGTTTTGGAACTATTGAAATTCGCGCTCGTAAACCTTATAGAATTCTAGACACTAAACATTATCCAACAGAAGAACTTATTTATATAGAATCCATAGAAGTAGCCGCCATAAAAGACCCGATGCCTGCTGACGGACCGTGTATTTTTACTGGTAAGGCAGCTATTTATTATGGTGAAGACGACTATTTTGATGATAAAGCTGGTCATGTTTTACTAAAAAACCAACCGTTAGCCATTTGCGATAAAACAGCAGGTGCTTTAGCATCGTTAGGTCGAGACGATATATTTATTAGCGAATCTACTTTCCATTATGATGGTGGCGGATGTTGCTAG
- a CDS encoding TIGR04283 family arsenosugar biosynthesis glycosyltransferase produces the protein MNYLISIIIPIINEADNISNLLNHLLKSASEKNISEILIVDGGSRDGSQDIVQSFESLNNFKILLLNSKKGRAKQMNLGAKHAKGNILYFLHADSFPPKNFDTFIINQVNKDNLAGCFKMRFNSNHVWLKMASWFTQFNWKSFRGGDQSLFITSLLFNKIGGFNEAFTIYEDNDFIRKLYTRNQFVVIQEWITTSARCYNTNGIYKLQYHYWSIHIKKWLGASPKVLNDYYHKHINVKN, from the coding sequence ATGAACTATCTGATTTCGATAATAATTCCCATAATTAATGAAGCAGATAACATTTCAAACCTATTAAATCACCTTTTAAAAAGCGCTTCAGAAAAAAACATTTCTGAAATTTTAATTGTTGATGGAGGTAGTCGTGATGGTTCTCAAGACATAGTGCAATCATTTGAATCTCTAAATAATTTCAAAATACTTTTATTAAACTCAAAAAAAGGACGCGCAAAACAAATGAACTTAGGTGCAAAACACGCAAAAGGAAATATTCTTTATTTTCTACATGCCGATTCTTTTCCTCCTAAAAATTTCGACACCTTTATTATAAATCAAGTTAACAAAGACAATCTAGCAGGTTGTTTTAAAATGAGATTTAACAGCAATCATGTATGGTTAAAAATGGCGAGTTGGTTTACACAATTTAATTGGAAATCGTTTAGAGGTGGTGATCAAAGTCTTTTTATAACGTCATTACTTTTTAATAAAATAGGTGGTTTTAATGAAGCGTTTACTATTTATGAAGACAACGATTTTATTAGAAAGCTTTATACTCGAAATCAATTTGTAGTGATACAAGAATGGATAACCACCTCAGCCAGATGCTATAACACCAATGGCATTTATAAACTTCAATATCATTACTGGAGCATTCATATTAAAAAATGGCTCGGAGCTTCGCCCAAAGTGTTAAATGATTACTATCATAAACACATAAATGTTAAAAACTGA
- a CDS encoding rhodanese-like domain-containing protein, translating into MKKLLFIIYIGISISGFSQKNLEKMLKHQNRESIPYISVDSLKNLKENFILLDSREEREFKTSHLKDAIYVGFNFFNLDSVKQNLPNKDSKIVVYCALGIRSEAIAEKLKEAGYRNVFNLYGGIFEWKNNDYEVVNSNEKVTDSIHIFSKKWSKWLKKGIKVYE; encoded by the coding sequence ATGAAAAAGTTACTTTTTATTATTTATATTGGTATTTCAATTTCGGGGTTTTCACAGAAAAATCTTGAAAAGATGTTGAAACATCAAAACAGAGAAAGTATTCCATATATTTCTGTAGATTCACTTAAAAACCTAAAAGAAAATTTTATTTTATTAGATTCCCGAGAAGAAAGAGAGTTTAAAACCAGCCATTTAAAAGATGCTATTTATGTAGGTTTTAATTTTTTTAATTTAGACTCCGTTAAACAAAATTTACCCAATAAAGATTCTAAAATAGTAGTGTATTGCGCTTTAGGTATTCGCTCTGAAGCTATTGCCGAAAAACTTAAAGAAGCAGGTTACAGGAATGTTTTCAATTTGTACGGTGGTATTTTTGAATGGAAAAACAACGACTATGAAGTAGTAAATTCAAATGAAAAAGTAACAGACTCCATTCATATCTTTTCAAAAAAATGGAGTAAATGGCTAAAAAAAGGCATAAAAGTATATGAATAA
- a CDS encoding carboxypeptidase-like regulatory domain-containing protein: MNHLYKVCCLFIFISLHSFSQESINAKILDSTSQKPIPFATISINDNSGVISNNNGEFLLYLNKKVSKKDSLTIRCLGYESKHFLAKTFHDSIVLLSPKSIELDEVLVSNKNYTTEEIIEKTKENLANNYDFSFIKSKLFYRASHYTNVLKKDVTIKKSTIPEFNQGFVDSLLNAMPNNADSYTETLSNMYGKSGIIDSLKLDIIKASRLYDKSREITFEGYEEKFNTIIKKHVKRDSYFKIKSGIFGTKEEMDSSFYDSEKPKKDETEAFLEEQKKKEQERKNNFTKYTKYSISRLQRNSFTSEDSYLNFLEKPNRYEFKLEDYSFLNNEFVYIISFTPKRSEDYKGTIYINTDDFAIIRVDYENVKALKNFKLLGLSYNAYLKQGTLIYEKNASNKYALKYAEVEEGNKFGIKRPLKIIEKNKHTKGRRKQNELSSDIHFILSNREKKELVVFENDAITETDFTAFEEKPKVKPIYLPKYDPEFWKGYNVIEPNQAIKDFKSIE, translated from the coding sequence ATGAACCATCTTTACAAAGTTTGTTGCCTGTTTATCTTTATATCATTACATAGCTTTTCACAAGAATCTATTAATGCCAAAATACTTGATTCTACATCACAAAAACCCATTCCTTTTGCTACTATTTCTATAAACGACAACTCGGGAGTTATAAGTAATAACAATGGTGAATTCTTATTGTATTTAAACAAAAAAGTTTCAAAAAAAGATTCTTTAACCATTAGATGCTTAGGCTATGAAAGCAAACATTTTTTAGCAAAAACATTTCATGATAGCATTGTTTTGTTGAGTCCGAAATCTATAGAACTCGATGAAGTTCTAGTTTCTAATAAAAATTATACTACCGAAGAAATTATAGAAAAGACAAAAGAGAACCTGGCCAATAATTACGATTTCAGTTTTATAAAAAGCAAACTATTTTACAGAGCCTCTCATTATACAAACGTATTGAAAAAGGATGTTACTATTAAGAAATCTACAATACCAGAATTCAATCAAGGTTTTGTTGACAGTCTTTTAAATGCGATGCCTAATAACGCTGATAGTTACACCGAAACATTATCCAATATGTATGGCAAATCTGGAATAATAGATTCACTAAAACTAGATATCATAAAAGCTTCTCGTCTATACGATAAAAGCCGAGAAATAACCTTTGAAGGTTATGAAGAGAAATTCAATACTATTATAAAGAAACACGTAAAGCGCGATTCTTATTTTAAAATTAAATCTGGCATTTTTGGGACTAAAGAAGAAATGGATTCTAGTTTTTATGATTCTGAAAAACCTAAAAAGGATGAAACAGAAGCTTTTCTTGAAGAACAAAAGAAAAAAGAACAGGAACGAAAAAACAATTTCACAAAATACACGAAGTATTCTATTTCTAGATTACAACGCAACAGTTTCACTTCTGAAGATAGTTACTTAAACTTTTTAGAAAAACCAAACAGATACGAATTCAAGCTAGAAGATTACAGTTTCTTAAACAATGAGTTTGTTTACATTATAAGCTTTACACCAAAAAGAAGTGAAGACTACAAAGGCACCATTTATATAAACACAGACGATTTTGCTATTATTAGAGTCGATTATGAAAACGTAAAAGCTCTTAAAAACTTTAAACTGCTAGGTCTTTCATATAATGCTTATTTAAAACAAGGCACTTTAATTTATGAAAAAAACGCATCAAACAAATATGCTCTTAAATACGCAGAGGTTGAAGAAGGTAATAAATTCGGAATTAAAAGACCTTTAAAAATTATTGAGAAGAACAAACACACCAAAGGCAGAAGAAAACAAAACGAATTGTCGTCTGATATTCATTTTATACTGTCTAATAGAGAGAAAAAAGAATTGGTGGTTTTTGAAAATGACGCCATAACTGAAACCGACTTTACAGCTTTTGAAGAAAAGCCAAAAGTAAAGCCTATTTATTTACCAAAATACGATCCTGAATTCTGGAAAGGCTACAATGTGATTGAACCCAACCAAGCTATTAAAGATTTTAAAAGTATTGAGTAA
- a CDS encoding TIGR04282 family arsenosugar biosynthesis glycosyltransferase, which yields MNKELVIIFVKNIKLGKVKTRLAKTIGNLGAFEVYSELVKITETATSEIKADKRIYFSDTIMNTTWNHHQKFIQEGDDLGTRMKNAFLKGFNDGFERIVLIGSDLPDISALHIENAIEALNKTEVVFGPAEDGGYYLIGLNKMHSFIFENKPWSQSNLLEKTCLELDKKNIKFTTLVTLNDIDTFEDLTASSFYKSNLKLQQRIQQLND from the coding sequence ATGAATAAAGAGCTCGTTATTATTTTTGTAAAAAACATAAAACTTGGAAAAGTTAAAACCCGACTAGCAAAAACCATTGGAAACCTTGGTGCTTTTGAGGTATATAGCGAATTAGTTAAGATCACAGAAACAGCGACTTCAGAAATAAAAGCAGATAAACGTATCTATTTTTCAGATACCATTATGAATACAACTTGGAATCACCATCAAAAATTCATACAAGAAGGTGACGATTTAGGAACACGCATGAAAAATGCTTTTTTAAAAGGATTTAATGACGGCTTTGAGCGCATTGTTTTAATTGGATCTGACTTACCTGATATTAGTGCGCTTCATATTGAAAACGCAATTGAAGCATTAAACAAAACCGAAGTTGTTTTTGGACCAGCTGAAGACGGGGGATATTACTTAATCGGACTTAACAAAATGCACAGCTTCATTTTTGAAAACAAACCATGGAGTCAATCAAATTTATTAGAAAAAACATGTCTAGAATTAGATAAAAAAAACATCAAATTCACTACATTAGTAACGCTTAATGATATTGATACTTTTGAAGATTTAACTGCTTCATCATTCTACAAATCAAATCTTAAATTACAACAAAGAATACAACAATTAAATGATTAA